In Vicia villosa cultivar HV-30 ecotype Madison, WI unplaced genomic scaffold, Vvil1.0 ctg.000393F_1_1, whole genome shotgun sequence, a single genomic region encodes these proteins:
- the LOC131627660 gene encoding uncharacterized protein LOC131627660: MARASGLLPLFSTTMVIMIILFLGLEKAIGENVKMDTAKYSTTRGSWVPLNYRLTTLKPCTDNFIGACVPGTDDASCDKMCKQSGDEKGGFCKTLRYKEPAPHNFCHCYC; the protein is encoded by the exons atggcTAGGGCATCTGGACTACTTCCACTCTTTTCCACCACAATGGTGATCATGATCATCCTATTCTTAG GTTTGGAGAAAGCTATTGGTGAGAATGTCAAAATGGATACTGCTAAATATTCAACAACAAGAGGTTCTTGGGTGCCATTGAATTATCGACTTACTACGTTGAAACCATGCACTGACAACTTTATTGGAGCATGTGTTCCTGGAACTGATGATGCTTCTTGCGACAAGATGTGCAAACAATCTGGCGATGAAAAAGGAGGATTTTGCAAAACTCTTCGTTACAAAGAACCAGCACCACATAACTTCTGCCATTGCTATTGTTAG